The Halalkalibacter krulwichiae genome has a segment encoding these proteins:
- a CDS encoding TRAP transporter large permease subunit has translation MSVIAIFIIWLFLLLLSVPVGFSLIVVAFLYFVTGDWNLVYASGAKLISGIDSFALLAVPFFILTGSLMNSSGITDRIFNFARSLVGHFTGGMGHVNIMASLMFSGMSGSALADAGG, from the coding sequence ATGAGTGTAATAGCAATCTTTATTATATGGTTATTTTTATTATTGCTTAGTGTTCCTGTCGGCTTTTCATTAATTGTTGTTGCGTTTCTTTACTTTGTAACAGGTGACTGGAACTTAGTGTATGCTTCAGGTGCTAAACTGATTTCTGGTATTGATAGTTTTGCGCTCTTAGCTGTTCCCTTTTTCATCTTGACAGGAAGTTTAATGAATTCATCAGGGATAACAGATCGAATCTTCAACTTTGCACGTTCTTTAGTCGGTCATTTCACTGGTGGCATGGGTCATGTAAATATTATGGCTAGTTTAATGTTTTCTGGGATGTCCGGGTCTGCGTTGGCTGATGCGGGGGGTTAG